The genomic region GGTGAGAACATCATCAGTATTCGGATAGGTTCGGGCATACTATCCAGTGGAGTATACCCTCCTGAGAGCGCGATCATGGGGAAAATAACAATTATAGTTAGAAGACCCAGTTGGGGCATCGATCGAGCAATTGTGGCTAAAAATATACCAATAGAGGTTGTTGAAAAAAGATATAAGACAGTCCCGAATAAGAACAGAGGTATAGACCCTTTCAAAGGTACACGCAGAATGCCTTCGACAAGGAGCAATAAGGACAACAAAGAGGCTAAAACGATTACCGAGCTATTTGACCAAAACTTGGCGCACATAATCTCAAATGGAGTAAGTGGCATTACTAGAAGGTGGTCTATAGTCCCATGTTCTCTTTCTCTGACAATGGCTGCGCCGGCGAGTAACATAGAAAGCATCGTTATTACGTTAATAATCTCCATTATGCTCATAAACCAGCTCGATTTAAGATTTGGATTGAATTTAACTCGCATCGCAATTCCCACTGGTTGTTTGGGATCGACTCTATAACCCCGTAAAAACTCCATGATTTCTTCTGTTATTATCTCGTTTATGTAGCCTGTGCCAATACCGGCCTGACTCATTGCCGTGGCATCGACGTTCACTTGAATATCGGGTTTTCGCCCGGCTAGCAGGTCGGCCTGGAAGTCAGGAGGGATATCGACAACGAACGTAAAAATGCTCGAGTCCATTGCCTTGTCGATTTCAGAAATGGTTAGATATTCTGGTTTTTGGAAGTATGGTTCGAGAAATGCATCATGTATTCTATAAGATAGCGGAGACCTGTCTTCATCGACCATAGCTATAGAAGCATTGCGCAGTTCAAGACCACCGCTAGTTGCAGCCAGGTAAATCAAGACTGTAAAGCTATAAAGAATCAGGAATATCAACACTGCATCATAGCGGAGACTTATCAATTCCTTGATACCTAAGTGATATATATTTTTAAGACTTCTCATGATCAAGCCTCCTGCTCCCTTAGGAAAAGGAGACAAAGTATTAAGTAGGCAATTATAAATATTCCAAGTGCTAAATAGTTGAAAACTAACTCGTCAAAGTTTAGTGACTTTGTGAATGTTCCAACACTGATTCTCAAGAAATAGGCTGCGGGGAAAGTCTTACCGACAAACTCGGCACCACCGGTAAGTGACGAAATGGGTTCTAAAAGACCAGAAAATTCCATCGAGGTTATTAGGGTAATTAGAAAA from Thermodesulfobacteriota bacterium harbors:
- a CDS encoding ABC transporter permease → MRSLKNIYHLGIKELISLRYDAVLIFLILYSFTVLIYLAATSGGLELRNASIAMVDEDRSPLSYRIHDAFLEPYFQKPEYLTISEIDKAMDSSIFTFVVDIPPDFQADLLAGRKPDIQVNVDATAMSQAGIGTGYINEIITEEIMEFLRGYRVDPKQPVGIAMRVKFNPNLKSSWFMSIMEIINVITMLSMLLAGAAIVREREHGTIDHLLVMPLTPFEIMCAKFWSNSSVIVLASLLSLLLLVEGILRVPLKGSIPLFLFGTVLYLFSTTSIGIFLATIARSMPQLGLLTIIVIFPMIALSGGYTPLDSMPEPIRILMMFSP